In Thunnus albacares chromosome 10, fThuAlb1.1, whole genome shotgun sequence, a single window of DNA contains:
- the spry1 gene encoding protein sprouty homolog 1 — protein sequence MELQSQHGPGGSLVVIQQPSLESRQRSDYERELQHAAILSLDQIKAIRSNNEYTEGPSVVRRPPAPRMAPRPQDKQERTHEVILVNVNNNYEHRPSGHHHHVGGGMVVVAGGQQYGGSRAPGLSRSTSTGSAASSGSNSSASSEQGLLARSPPTRPGMNLQHHHRAERPVRTQPKPKALLQPQQGPHFHQPPLEAPLKPPGKGKSDFSGSGNGVVAAAGHQFICERCGKCKCSDCTAPRSLPSCLACNGQCLCSAESALEHGTCMCLVKGIFYHCSNDDEGDSCADHPCSLSRSHCCSRFLCMGLMSVLFPCLLCYPPVKGCLKACQGCYDRVNRPGCRCKNSNTVYCKLENWPPQTQEKPS from the coding sequence ATGGAGCTCCAAAGTCAACATGGCCCCGGCGGTTCATTAGTGGTGATCCAGCAGCCTTCCCTAGAGAGCCGGCAGAGGTCGGATTACGAGCGGGAGCTCCAGCATGCCGCCATTCTCTCCCTGGACCAAATCAAGGCCATCCGCTCCAACAACGAGTACACTGAGGGGCCCTCGGTGGTACGGAGGCCCCCTGCACCCCGCATGGCCCCCAGGCCGCAGGACAAGCAGGAGAGAACTCACGAGGTCATCCTCGTCAATGTGAACAACAATTATGAGCACCGGCCGTCAGGTCATCACCATCATGTCGGGGGCGGCATGGTGGTTGTGGCTGGGGGACAGCAGTATGGCGGGTCCCGGGCGCCGGGGCTCAGCCGCTCCACTAGCACAGGAAGTGCCGCCAGTTCAGGGAGCAACAGTAGTGCCTCCTCTGAGCAGGGACTTTTGGCACGCTCGCCCCCCACCAGGCCCGGCATGAACTTACAGCACCACCACAGAGCAGAGCGGCCTGTTAGGACTCAGCCCAAGCCCAAGGCCCTTTTACAGCCCCAGCAGGGACCTCACTTCCACCAGCCTCCACTAGAGGCTCCACTCAAGCCCCCGGGCAAAGGGAAATCAGACTTTTCTGGCTCTGGCAACGGGGTGGTGGCTGCTGCCGGGCACCAGTTCATCTGTGAGCGTTGTGGGAAGTGCAAGTGCAGTGACTGCACGGCTCCTAGGAGCCTGCCTTCATGTCTGGCGTGCAACGGCCAGTGCCTTTGCTCTGCTGAGAGCGCGCTGGAGCACGGCACGTGCATGTGCCTGGTCAAAGGCATCTTCTACCACTGCTCCAATGATGATGAGGGGGACTCGTGTGCTGACCACCCCTGCTCACTGTCACGTTCCCACTGCTGCTCTCGTTTCCTGTGCATGGGATTAATGTCGGTACTCTTCCCCTGTCTGCTATGCTACCCGCCTGTCAAGGGGTGTCTGAAGGCGTGCCAGGGCTGCTACGACCGGGTTAACAGGCCTGGCTGTCGCTGCAAGAACTCCAACACTGTCTATTGCAAACTGGAGAACTGGCCCCCACAGACCCAAGAAAAACCTTCCTGA